The proteins below come from a single Saccharopolyspora sp. SCSIO 74807 genomic window:
- a CDS encoding thioesterase family protein: MTPPTMQRFQLSYGDCDSLGIAYFAIYYPWMERTYSSWLHHHGLRSAELAEQLGAGTVGVHSDATYLRPVHVFDELTCELVRSKVGTTSYTLGHEFRRGDELVTFGTMTFACRAPDGTKTPIPARLGELLGTLRPATD, encoded by the coding sequence ATGACGCCGCCGACGATGCAACGGTTCCAGCTCTCCTACGGGGATTGCGACTCGCTCGGCATCGCCTACTTCGCGATCTACTACCCGTGGATGGAGCGCACCTACAGCAGCTGGCTGCACCACCACGGGCTGCGCTCGGCGGAGCTGGCCGAACAGCTCGGTGCGGGAACGGTCGGCGTGCACTCGGACGCCACCTACCTGCGGCCGGTGCACGTGTTCGACGAACTCACCTGCGAGCTGGTGCGCAGCAAGGTCGGCACCACTTCGTACACCCTCGGCCACGAGTTCCGCCGCGGCGACGAGCTGGTCACCTTCGGCACCATGACCTTCGCCTGCCGCGCCCCGGACGGGACCAAGACCCCCATCCCGGCACGGCTCGGCGAACTCCTCGGCACGCTGCGACCCGCGACGGACTGA
- a CDS encoding AMP-binding protein, whose amino-acid sequence MTSNQGFIPAKWAALTPDAQAIYDAPNERRVNWAELDERVRRAANGLRGLGLQHGDRVAVLARNCVEFQELYFACGRVGLVLQPLNWRLSTGELTELIRDAAPRAVVTAAEWSEQAQQLQRDCDVPHWLEFGESRDGSYERLLAAAATDEPEGSDRIGGNDPFFILYTGGTTGRSKGALHTHHSAATGGLNQTVAERIVPGDVYLLTGQMYHIPIVLSMNYLRHGCPLVLMNFEAESALRIIEQEKVSAFLGITTMLNWMMAVPGFSGYDLSSLRNIQYGGGPMPSSIVRAALDSFPCTLIQGYGQTEGPGMTFLSQEDHAEAAAGRNEHRLRSCGREGFAGMLRVLDEYGAEVPRDGRTPGQIAVRSDANMIGYWNRPELTAQTIRNGWMWTGDVATWDEQHYVYIVDRAKDMIISGGENIYSVQVEEAVAAHPAVLECAVIGVPDDEWGENVKAVVVLKPGTEATEQDIITTAKQHLASYQKPKSVDFVASLPKAPTGKVMKRDLRTPYWADRERSV is encoded by the coding sequence ATGACGAGCAACCAGGGATTCATCCCGGCGAAGTGGGCCGCGCTCACCCCGGATGCACAAGCGATCTACGACGCGCCGAACGAGCGGCGGGTGAACTGGGCGGAGCTGGACGAGCGGGTGCGCCGCGCCGCGAACGGCCTGCGCGGGCTCGGGCTGCAGCACGGTGACCGGGTTGCGGTGCTGGCCCGCAACTGCGTGGAGTTCCAGGAGCTGTACTTCGCCTGCGGCCGCGTGGGGCTGGTGCTGCAACCGCTGAACTGGCGGCTGTCCACCGGCGAGCTCACCGAGCTCATCCGGGATGCCGCGCCGCGCGCCGTGGTGACCGCGGCCGAGTGGTCCGAGCAGGCCCAGCAGCTGCAGCGGGACTGCGACGTGCCGCACTGGCTGGAGTTCGGCGAGTCCCGTGACGGCAGCTACGAGCGGCTGCTGGCCGCGGCGGCCACCGACGAGCCCGAAGGCTCCGACCGCATCGGCGGCAACGACCCGTTCTTCATCCTCTACACCGGCGGCACCACCGGACGCAGCAAGGGCGCGCTGCACACCCACCACAGCGCGGCGACGGGCGGGCTGAACCAGACGGTGGCCGAGCGCATCGTGCCCGGTGACGTCTACCTGCTGACCGGGCAGATGTACCACATCCCGATCGTGCTCTCGATGAACTACCTGCGGCACGGGTGCCCGCTGGTGCTGATGAACTTCGAGGCCGAAAGCGCGCTGCGGATCATCGAGCAGGAGAAGGTCTCGGCGTTCCTGGGCATCACCACGATGCTCAACTGGATGATGGCGGTGCCCGGATTCTCCGGCTACGACCTCTCCAGCCTGCGCAACATCCAGTACGGCGGCGGGCCGATGCCCTCGTCGATCGTGCGGGCGGCGCTGGATTCGTTCCCGTGCACGCTGATCCAGGGCTACGGCCAGACCGAGGGCCCGGGCATGACGTTCCTGTCCCAGGAGGACCACGCCGAGGCGGCGGCCGGGCGAAACGAGCACCGGCTGCGCTCGTGCGGCCGGGAAGGTTTCGCCGGGATGTTGCGGGTGCTCGACGAGTACGGCGCCGAGGTGCCGCGCGACGGGCGCACGCCGGGGCAGATCGCGGTCCGCTCGGACGCGAACATGATCGGCTACTGGAACCGGCCGGAGCTGACCGCGCAGACCATCCGGAACGGCTGGATGTGGACCGGTGACGTGGCCACCTGGGACGAGCAGCACTACGTCTACATCGTCGACCGGGCCAAGGACATGATCATCTCCGGCGGCGAGAACATCTACAGCGTCCAGGTCGAGGAGGCCGTCGCCGCGCATCCGGCGGTGTTGGAGTGCGCGGTGATCGGGGTCCCGGACGACGAATGGGGCGAGAACGTCAAAGCCGTGGTGGTGCTCAAACCCGGCACCGAAGCCACCGAGCAGGACATCATCACCACCGCGAAGCAGCACCTCGCTTCCTACCAGAAGCCGAAGTCGGTGGACTTCGTCGCGAGCCTGCCGAAGGCGCCGACCGGCAAGGTGATGAAGCGCGACCTGCGCACCCCGTACTGGGCCGACCGGGAGCGTTCGGTTTGA
- a CDS encoding HesB/YadR/YfhF-family protein, with amino-acid sequence MLTISESAAEVIKVVLAGGESGESSGLRIAPVANASGEGELQAAIASEPQADDEVVEESGARVFLEPQAASLLGDKVLDAERDDNGELSLAVRE; translated from the coding sequence ATGCTCACGATCAGCGAGAGCGCAGCCGAGGTCATCAAGGTCGTGCTGGCCGGTGGTGAATCGGGCGAGAGCTCGGGGCTGCGGATCGCGCCGGTCGCCAACGCGTCCGGTGAGGGCGAGCTCCAGGCGGCCATCGCCAGCGAGCCGCAGGCCGACGACGAGGTGGTCGAGGAGTCCGGTGCCCGGGTGTTCCTCGAGCCGCAGGCCGCGTCGCTGCTCGGGGACAAGGTCCTCGACGCCGAGCGCGACGACAACGGTGAGCTGAGCCTGGCCGTTCGGGAATGA
- a CDS encoding mycofactocin-coupled SDR family oxidoreductase, translating into MAERMAGRVAFITGAARGQGRSHAVRLAAEGADIIAVDACADVATAAYAMATEQDLEETARLIAEQGRRVVARKADVRDFDALQAAFDAGVAELGPVHTVLANAGIASFAPTWELTAQHWQDMIDINLTGVFHTAKVAIPGMIEHGAGGCLLFTSSIGGFKGLQNVGHYVAAKHGIVGLMRTLANELGPHGIRVNTIHPTNVDTPMIQHEGAMGLFVPEGVEPTRENAMPGYRSLNAMPVPWAEVGDVSNAVAFLASDEARYITGATFPVDAGANVK; encoded by the coding sequence GTGGCGGAACGCATGGCTGGCAGGGTCGCTTTCATCACCGGTGCGGCCAGGGGGCAGGGACGATCGCACGCCGTGCGCCTGGCCGCCGAGGGCGCCGACATCATCGCGGTCGATGCCTGCGCGGACGTCGCGACCGCGGCTTACGCGATGGCCACTGAGCAGGACCTGGAGGAGACCGCCCGGCTGATCGCCGAACAGGGCCGCCGGGTGGTGGCCCGCAAGGCGGACGTCCGCGATTTCGACGCCCTGCAAGCCGCCTTCGACGCCGGCGTGGCCGAGCTCGGTCCGGTGCACACCGTGCTGGCCAACGCGGGCATCGCGTCGTTCGCGCCGACCTGGGAGTTGACCGCCCAGCACTGGCAGGACATGATCGACATCAATCTGACCGGGGTCTTCCACACCGCGAAGGTCGCGATCCCCGGCATGATCGAGCACGGTGCGGGCGGCTGCCTGCTGTTCACCTCGTCGATCGGCGGTTTCAAGGGCTTGCAGAACGTCGGGCACTACGTCGCGGCCAAGCACGGCATCGTCGGGCTGATGCGCACGCTGGCCAACGAACTCGGCCCGCACGGCATCCGGGTGAACACCATCCATCCGACCAATGTGGACACTCCGATGATCCAGCACGAAGGCGCGATGGGGCTGTTCGTGCCCGAGGGGGTCGAACCCACCCGCGAGAACGCCATGCCCGGCTACCGCTCGCTCAACGCGATGCCGGTCCCGTGGGCCGAGGTCGGCGACGTCAGCAACGCCGTGGCCTTCCTCGCCAGCGACGAGGCCCGCTACATCACCGGCGCGACCTTCCCGGTCGACGCGGGCGCCAACGTCAAATGA
- a CDS encoding nuclear transport factor 2 family protein — protein sequence MSTGTARGEIEDVLSRYALGYDEGDLALLEEVFTEDAVLTIRIADGDLIGPFEGRAAIIGMMRDTAQTQQDKRKHVISNLVLDERGDTATARTYLTLFSVADGQLTVLTTGRYETELRSTGDGWRLDSVHIALDLPY from the coding sequence ATGTCCACCGGCACGGCACGCGGCGAGATCGAGGACGTGCTGAGCAGGTACGCGCTCGGTTACGACGAAGGCGACCTCGCACTGCTCGAGGAGGTCTTCACCGAGGACGCGGTGCTCACGATCCGCATCGCCGACGGTGATCTCATCGGCCCGTTCGAGGGCCGCGCGGCGATCATCGGGATGATGCGCGACACCGCGCAGACGCAGCAGGACAAGCGCAAGCACGTGATCAGCAACCTGGTGCTCGACGAGCGCGGCGACACCGCGACCGCCCGGACCTACCTGACGCTGTTCTCCGTCGCGGACGGGCAGCTGACGGTGTTGACCACGGGCCGGTACGAGACCGAGCTGCGCAGCACCGGTGACGGCTGGCGGCTCGACTCCGTGCACATCGCCCTGGACCTGCCCTACTGA
- a CDS encoding hemolysin family protein, producing MSDTAAILFGILLLLLNSLFVGAEFALLSSRRDRLEALLDQGVSRARTVIKASQEGSLMLTSAQLGITLCSLGLGRLGEPAVAHRLELLFEPFNVPAPVVHAVGFTIALAIVVVLHVLVGEMVPKNLAIAEPERLALWLVPALVGFVKLARPLIALFNMMANAVLKLLKVQPKDELDTAYTSAELAELLVESRREGLLEQSEHRRLAQTLSSVENTVADVLVPLPEVTSVPGNPTLGDVEQAVAATGFSRFPVRAASGELLGYLHVKDLLDQAGSDPGTPVAPSRVRQLPNVPVSARLDQALASLRRARSHLATAVDADGVPRGVVALEDLVEEYVGTVRDGTHVTA from the coding sequence ATGAGCGACACCGCGGCGATCCTGTTCGGGATCTTGTTGCTGCTGCTGAACTCGCTGTTCGTGGGCGCGGAGTTCGCGCTGCTGTCCTCGCGCCGGGACCGGTTGGAGGCGCTGCTGGACCAGGGCGTCAGCCGCGCCCGCACGGTGATCAAGGCGAGCCAGGAGGGCTCGCTGATGCTGACCAGCGCCCAGCTCGGCATCACGCTGTGCTCGCTGGGACTCGGGCGGTTGGGCGAACCGGCCGTGGCGCACCGCCTGGAGCTGCTGTTCGAGCCGTTCAACGTGCCCGCACCGGTGGTGCACGCGGTCGGGTTCACCATTGCGCTGGCGATCGTGGTGGTGCTGCACGTGCTGGTCGGCGAGATGGTGCCGAAGAACCTCGCGATCGCCGAGCCGGAACGACTGGCGCTGTGGCTGGTGCCCGCGCTGGTCGGGTTCGTCAAGCTGGCGCGGCCGCTGATCGCGCTGTTCAACATGATGGCGAACGCGGTGCTCAAGCTGCTGAAGGTGCAGCCGAAGGACGAGCTGGACACCGCCTACACCTCCGCCGAGCTGGCCGAGCTGCTGGTGGAGTCGCGCCGGGAGGGGCTGCTGGAGCAGTCCGAGCACCGCAGGCTCGCCCAGACGTTGTCCTCGGTGGAGAACACCGTGGCCGACGTGCTGGTGCCGCTGCCGGAGGTCACCAGCGTGCCGGGGAACCCGACGCTGGGCGATGTGGAGCAGGCGGTCGCCGCGACCGGCTTTTCCCGGTTCCCGGTGCGCGCGGCTTCGGGTGAGCTGCTGGGTTATCTGCACGTCAAGGACCTGCTCGACCAGGCGGGCTCGGACCCGGGCACGCCGGTCGCGCCGAGCCGGGTCCGGCAGCTGCCGAACGTGCCGGTGAGCGCGCGGCTGGACCAGGCACTGGCGTCGTTGCGCCGGGCGCGCAGCCACTTGGCCACCGCGGTCGACGCGGATGGCGTGCCGCGCGGGGTGGTCGCGCTCGAGGACCTGGTCGAGGAGTACGTGGGCACGGTCCGCGACGGCACCCACGTCACCGCCTGA
- a CDS encoding MaoC family dehydratase has protein sequence MTEAGEQLPEHRIGPVSAEKMKTMSALMRDANPIHFDESAVRALGLGERVINQGPLNQAYVLDMLSRWAGGADRVRGVRLRYLGTVFAGDHLCARGTVREVADEEGRRVATCDVQLDVLGGRTVLSGTATVLLEENR, from the coding sequence GTGACCGAGGCCGGCGAGCAACTGCCGGAGCACCGCATCGGCCCGGTCTCGGCGGAGAAGATGAAGACGATGTCGGCGCTGATGCGCGACGCCAACCCGATCCACTTCGACGAATCCGCGGTGCGCGCGCTCGGGCTCGGCGAGCGGGTGATCAACCAGGGTCCGCTGAACCAGGCGTACGTGCTGGACATGCTGAGCCGTTGGGCGGGCGGCGCGGACCGGGTGCGCGGCGTGCGGTTGCGCTACCTCGGCACCGTGTTCGCAGGTGACCACCTTTGCGCGCGGGGGACGGTGCGCGAGGTCGCCGATGAGGAGGGCCGCCGGGTCGCCACCTGCGATGTGCAGCTCGACGTGCTCGGCGGGCGGACCGTGCTGTCCGGCACCGCGACCGTGCTGCTGGAGGAGAACCGATGA
- a CDS encoding 3-methyladenine DNA glycosylase encodes MQVLAEQEWRARRAAHRQRVRQWTEPHRRRRREGIPHPVMDFLFTYYSHRPSLLERWQPGLGVALAGGEEFLDRRGYVALPQGVALSPAARTAKRLDTARFVRDLLTAVQDRRPFLGCFGLHEWAMLYRTTPEDVRHASWPLRLGHRGTDEVVESMQIRCSHHDAFRFFTPQARPLNALQPTRADQVAMEQPGCLHNNMDLFKWAYKLDPLVPSELIADCFDLAARIRAVDMRASPYDLRELGYEPIAVETAEGRAEYAARQREFADEAGGLRTRLIEVCAGLLAAETAEAARSELSDSQP; translated from the coding sequence ATGCAAGTGCTTGCCGAGCAGGAGTGGCGCGCACGCCGAGCCGCGCATCGGCAGCGGGTGCGGCAGTGGACCGAACCGCATCGCCGCAGGCGGCGCGAGGGCATCCCGCACCCGGTGATGGACTTCCTGTTCACCTACTACTCGCACCGCCCGTCGCTGCTGGAGCGCTGGCAACCCGGCCTCGGCGTCGCGCTCGCGGGCGGCGAGGAGTTCCTGGACCGGCGCGGCTACGTCGCGCTGCCGCAAGGCGTCGCACTGTCCCCCGCGGCACGCACGGCGAAACGCCTGGACACCGCGCGTTTCGTGCGGGACCTGCTGACCGCGGTGCAAGACCGGCGGCCGTTCCTGGGCTGCTTCGGCCTGCACGAGTGGGCCATGCTGTACCGCACCACGCCGGAGGACGTGCGGCACGCTTCCTGGCCGTTGCGACTCGGGCACCGCGGCACCGATGAAGTCGTGGAGTCCATGCAGATCCGATGCAGCCACCACGACGCCTTCCGATTCTTCACCCCGCAGGCCCGGCCGCTGAATGCGCTGCAACCGACCCGCGCCGATCAGGTCGCGATGGAACAGCCGGGCTGCCTGCACAACAACATGGACCTGTTCAAGTGGGCCTACAAGCTCGACCCGCTGGTGCCGTCCGAGCTGATCGCCGACTGCTTCGACCTGGCCGCGCGCATCCGCGCGGTCGACATGCGCGCGAGCCCGTACGACCTGCGCGAACTCGGATACGAACCGATCGCGGTGGAAACGGCGGAAGGGCGCGCCGAATACGCGGCGCGGCAACGCGAATTCGCCGATGAGGCGGGCGGATTGCGCACCCGGCTGATCGAGGTCTGCGCGGGGCTGCTGGCGGCGGAAACGGCCGAGGCAGCTCGTTCCGAGTTGAGCGATTCCCAGCCCTGA
- a CDS encoding hemolysin family protein, with the protein MSILLSILGLLFVAVLTLGTALAVTAEFSLTSLERSTVDAHVNEVGDRRAKAVQRAHRTLSFQLSGAQVAITLTTLITGYVAEPLIGELLRPLLLATGMPGAVSTVLSLVLAILLATTLSMVFGEMVPKNLAITRPLSAARAVSGYHRRFSQVFRWLIDAMNNSANWVVRRFGIEPQEELRSARSADELGSIVRTSAEHGTLDQSTATLMDRSLRFGDRTAEELMTPRVQVESLPAEAGVQELLALARRTGFSRFPVHGGDLDDVHGVVHVKQAFGVPVDRRDTTRVGSLARPVPSVPETLDGDSLLNRLRGSGLQLALVVDEYGGTAGMVSLEDVIEEIIGDVRDEHDRRETAAVRPLDRDSWIVSGLLRADELLEATGFEMPDGEYETVAGLVLEKLGRIPQAGDRVEVGDWCLTVNGMDRNRIAELRLSRPQTAAGGTSGVGTTAGGVR; encoded by the coding sequence TTGAGCATTCTGCTCTCGATCCTCGGCCTGCTTTTCGTCGCCGTGCTCACCCTGGGCACCGCGCTGGCGGTCACGGCCGAGTTCTCGCTGACCTCGCTGGAGCGCAGCACCGTTGACGCGCACGTCAACGAGGTCGGCGACCGGCGGGCGAAGGCCGTGCAGCGCGCGCACCGCACGCTGTCGTTCCAGCTCTCCGGCGCCCAGGTCGCGATCACGCTGACCACGCTGATCACCGGTTACGTGGCCGAGCCGCTGATCGGTGAGCTGCTGCGCCCGCTGCTGCTGGCCACCGGCATGCCGGGCGCGGTTTCCACCGTGCTCTCGCTGGTCCTGGCGATCCTGCTGGCCACGACGCTGTCGATGGTCTTCGGCGAGATGGTGCCGAAGAACCTCGCGATCACCCGGCCGCTGTCGGCGGCGCGGGCGGTGTCCGGCTACCACCGCCGCTTCTCCCAGGTGTTCCGCTGGCTGATCGATGCGATGAACAACAGCGCGAACTGGGTGGTGCGCCGCTTCGGCATCGAACCCCAGGAGGAACTGCGCTCGGCGCGCTCCGCCGACGAGCTCGGTTCGATCGTGCGCACCAGCGCCGAGCACGGAACCCTCGACCAGTCCACCGCCACGCTGATGGACCGGTCGCTGCGCTTCGGCGACCGCACCGCCGAGGAGCTGATGACGCCTCGCGTGCAGGTGGAGTCGCTGCCCGCCGAAGCAGGCGTGCAGGAGCTGCTGGCGCTGGCGCGGCGCACCGGTTTCTCCCGATTCCCCGTGCACGGCGGCGATCTGGACGACGTGCACGGCGTGGTGCACGTCAAGCAGGCGTTCGGAGTGCCCGTGGACAGGCGCGACACGACCCGGGTCGGCTCGCTGGCACGGCCGGTGCCGAGCGTTCCGGAGACGCTGGACGGCGACTCGCTGCTGAACCGGCTGCGCGGCTCCGGCCTGCAACTGGCGCTGGTGGTCGACGAGTACGGCGGCACCGCGGGCATGGTGAGCCTGGAGGACGTGATCGAAGAGATCATCGGCGACGTGCGCGACGAGCACGACCGCCGGGAGACCGCCGCGGTGCGGCCGCTGGACCGGGACAGCTGGATCGTCTCCGGCCTGCTGCGCGCCGACGAGCTCCTGGAGGCCACCGGCTTCGAGATGCCCGACGGCGAGTACGAGACCGTCGCCGGGCTGGTGCTGGAGAAGCTGGGCCGCATCCCGCAGGCCGGTGACCGCGTCGAGGTCGGCGACTGGTGCCTGACGGTCAACGGCATGGACCGCAACCGCATCGCCGAGCTGCGGCTGAGCCGGCCGCAGACCGCCGCAGGCGGCACCAGCGGGGTCGGCACCACCGCGGGAGGCGTCCGATGA
- a CDS encoding peptide MFS transporter codes for MADNTVADAPQRGFFGQPRGLSTLFFTEMWERFSYYGMRGILALYLMTEVSKGGLGLPEGTATSTVQAYGASVYLTGVAGGWLADRLLGARHSVFYGGVLIMFGHIGMALPGGLTSAGLGIVLIIAGSGLLKPNVSKMVGDLYSAQDQRRDAGFSVFYMGINLGGFFGPLIAGFLQSEIGFHWGFGAAAVGMALGLIQYVLGRRNLGTVSDHPGNPLPEGQKGRVLTRAIGIAVLFVVVLGGLVATGSIGLGGLVNVVSVISAVLPVVYFAVMLSSKQITKVERDRLIAYIPLFLATALFFLLFEQQASTLVRVTEEDTAHSVLGWEFPVAWFQSINSLAIITLAPVFAALWLKLGSRQPSTPAKFVGGVVFVGLGFLWVVLSGFVVNSDGQQLAIMVALVFVILTIGELMLSPVGLSASTKLAPAAFSSQTLGLYFLAPALGQGLGAQVVKLYSPENQALYFGVIGVLTIACGGLLAVSVPWVRRMMHGVP; via the coding sequence GTGGCTGACAACACGGTCGCGGATGCCCCGCAGCGCGGCTTCTTCGGCCAGCCGCGCGGGTTGTCCACGCTCTTCTTCACCGAGATGTGGGAGCGCTTCTCCTACTACGGGATGCGGGGCATCCTCGCCCTGTACCTGATGACCGAGGTGAGCAAGGGCGGTCTGGGGCTGCCGGAAGGGACCGCCACCTCGACGGTCCAGGCCTACGGCGCCTCGGTGTACCTCACCGGCGTCGCGGGCGGCTGGCTCGCCGACCGGTTGCTGGGCGCGCGGCACTCGGTGTTCTACGGCGGCGTGCTGATCATGTTCGGGCACATCGGGATGGCCCTGCCCGGCGGCTTGACCAGCGCCGGGCTCGGCATCGTGCTGATCATCGCCGGCTCCGGGCTGCTGAAGCCGAACGTCTCCAAGATGGTCGGCGACCTCTACAGCGCGCAGGACCAGCGCCGGGACGCCGGGTTCTCGGTGTTCTACATGGGCATCAACCTCGGCGGCTTCTTCGGTCCGCTGATCGCCGGGTTCCTGCAGAGCGAGATCGGCTTCCACTGGGGCTTCGGCGCGGCGGCCGTCGGCATGGCGCTGGGCCTGATCCAGTACGTGCTCGGCAGGCGCAACCTCGGCACGGTCAGCGACCACCCCGGCAACCCGCTGCCCGAGGGGCAGAAGGGCCGCGTGCTCACCCGCGCCATCGGCATCGCGGTGCTTTTCGTGGTGGTGCTGGGCGGTCTGGTGGCCACCGGCTCGATCGGCCTGGGCGGGCTGGTCAACGTGGTCTCGGTGATCTCCGCGGTGCTGCCGGTCGTGTACTTCGCGGTGATGCTCAGCAGTAAGCAGATCACCAAGGTGGAGCGGGACCGGCTGATCGCCTACATTCCGCTGTTCCTGGCCACCGCGCTGTTCTTCCTGCTGTTCGAGCAGCAGGCCAGCACGCTGGTACGGGTGACGGAGGAGGACACCGCGCACTCCGTGCTCGGCTGGGAGTTCCCGGTCGCCTGGTTCCAGTCGATCAACTCGCTGGCGATCATCACCCTGGCGCCGGTCTTCGCCGCGCTGTGGCTCAAGCTGGGTTCGCGCCAGCCCAGCACGCCCGCGAAGTTCGTCGGCGGTGTCGTGTTCGTCGGGCTCGGATTCCTGTGGGTGGTGCTGTCCGGGTTCGTGGTGAACTCCGACGGCCAGCAGCTGGCGATCATGGTCGCGCTGGTGTTCGTCATCCTCACCATCGGTGAGCTGATGCTCTCGCCGGTCGGGCTCTCCGCCTCGACGAAGCTGGCGCCCGCGGCGTTCTCCTCGCAGACGCTGGGGCTGTACTTCCTGGCGCCTGCGCTGGGCCAGGGGCTCGGTGCGCAGGTGGTGAAGCTGTACTCGCCGGAGAACCAGGCGCTGTACTTCGGCGTGATCGGCGTGCTCACGATCGCCTGCGGCGGCTTGCTCGCGGTGTCGGTGCCGTGGGTGCGCCGGATGATGCACGGGGTGCCGTGA